Proteins encoded within one genomic window of Humulus lupulus chromosome 1, drHumLupu1.1, whole genome shotgun sequence:
- the LOC133806435 gene encoding uncharacterized protein LOC133806435: protein MASSWPSGVSNSQTMTPSWPPPLSTRPLLFGPPHLSPSPTASSAILRASPTLPGPPTPTTSVLLLMIALHIWDACSAIGYGKSKPASAFTQLRLTLCMLPPYTLIAMVCLFGSHDGSCKIWDFAVGACLKTLIGDKAFDVSFTKFPPNGKFILVATLNDPLSWMTHSV from the exons ATGGCTTCCTCTTGGCCATCTGGTGTGTCAAATTCTCAAACGATGACACCTTCTTGGCCTCCGCCTCTCTCGACAAGACCATTACTATTTGGTCctcctcatctctctccctcacccaccGCCTCGTCGGCCATTCTGAGGGCATCTCCGACCTTGCCGGGTCCTCCGACTCCCACTACATCTGTTCTGCTTTTGATGATCGCTCTCCACATCTGGGACGCATGCTCAGCCATAG GATATGGGAAGTCAAAACCAGCAAGTGCCTTCACTCAATTAAGGCTCACTCTATGCATGTTACCTCCGTACACTTTAATCGCGATGGTTTGCTTGTTTGGTAGTCATGATGGGTCTTGCAAGATTTGGGACTTCGCTGTTGGTGCTTGCTTGAAGACCCTTATTGGCGATAAGGCCTTTGATGTGTCTTTCACTAAGTTTCCCCCCAATGGCAAGTTCATACTCGTTGCCACTCTCAATGACCCACTG TCATGGATGACACACAGCGTATGA
- the LOC133806430 gene encoding uncharacterized protein LOC133806430 yields MTKKGQGNSNIANGEVIDTLVILSSDLVQVVAKGVQLPADGYAGNVACNNAEAVVESIPSTEFSVNDVEKSIKSTVCRENGEQLRNSMQNENGFLPSLIPSNAKKDHEGRNVAEIKDTSGAANDWRQCGYDGLQGHKNDDEKVLEFSQEESATKDLGSSSTCKSISMSLVLLFKMF; encoded by the exons ATGACTAAAAAAGGGCAAGGCAATTCAAATATAGCAAATGGGGAAGTGATAGATACACTTGTAATTCTTTCAAGTGACCTTGTTCAAGTTGTTGCAAAG GGGGTTCAGCTTCCAGCTGATGGTTATGCTGGGAATGTGGCTTGTAACAATGCTGAAGCTGTTGTGGAGTCTATTCCTTCTACAGAATTTTCAGTGAATGATGTTGAGAAATCTATCAAGTCCactgtttgtagagagaatggtGAACAGTTAAG GAACTCAATGCAAAATGAGAATGGATTTCTTCCAAGTTTGATTCCCTCAAATGCTAAAAAGGATCATGAGGGGAGAAATGTTGCCGAG ATTAAAGACACCTCTGGTGCTGCAAATGATTGGAG ACAATGTGGATATGATGGGTTGCAAGGACACAAGAATGATGATGAAAAAGTTTTAGAGTTTTCTCAGGAAGAAAGT GCTACTAAAGATTTAGGCTCAAGTTCAACCTGTAAGTCAATATCCATGTCACTTGTCTTATTGTTTAAAATGTTTTGA